A stretch of DNA from Polyodon spathula isolate WHYD16114869_AA chromosome 4, ASM1765450v1, whole genome shotgun sequence:
AAACAGTCGGACCGCCACATAACTCTGACAGGAGAGCTGTTGCTTTTCTCCTCGTTGTTTATGAAACGCTGAGCAAACGAAGGactactaacaaaaacaaaaatagagtGAACCTCAGAGACTTTTCAGTGTTAATTATTAGCCAAGTTTGTTTAACTGTCAAACTAAACAAACCCTGGACCCTGTCACTCAAAGCAGATAGTTTACTGCACAagttattaaaaagaacaaataaatacatacagaatcAACTATGGTACAGCAAACGAACAACGCCGAGAACACGGAAGCGGTGCAGGCAGGGGAATCTACCGACTCGGGAGCAGTGGACCTGGGCATGGCGTCGTCCCCGACTCCAGGATCTGCAGGGGATAAATTAGACCCGGCTTGGTGCAAAACACCCAGCGGGCACATCAAGAGACCCATGAACGCCTTCATGGTCTGGTCTCAGATTGAGAGAAGAAAGATTATGGAGCAGTCGCCAGACATGCATAACGCTGAGATCTCCAAGAGACTGGGCAAGCGCTGGAAGCTGCTTAAAGACAACGACAAGATCCCGTTCATTCGGGAGGCGGAGCGGCTGCGACTCAAGCACATGGCAGACTATCCAGATTACAAGTACCGGCCAAGAAAGAAGGTGAAGTCAAGCAACTCCAAGCCTGTGGAAAAAGGAGAGAAGATTGGTAGCACAAACTGCAACAGCGCTAACACTAAATTCTCATTGAAAAAGAGCAGCGGCACTAAATCATCCAACAAACCGCACAAGATACTACTGGGCAAGTCTGCATTCCCTGAGCATGTCTCTCACGCAGTTACTACAGATCACCATTCCTTTTACAAATCCAGGTCGGTGTCTGTAGCCAAGCAAATCCCAGAAAAGAAAACGAAGAGGGTTTACATCTTTGGGGGTAATAACCACGGAATCAGCCCCTCTTCTGTGTCAGTCCCAGCCAGCCCGACTCTCAGCAGCTCCACGGAATCCAGTGACCCGCTGAGCCTCTATGAAGACGGTGCTGGGGCAAACAGCCAAGAGGGACATTCTCATAATTCTCCCTCGGACCACCACAGGTACACCAATATGCGAGCATCCTCACCAACTCCTTCAAGGTCCCATTCCTCCGCTTCTTCGCACTCCTCTTCCTCGGATGAAGAGTTTGAAGACGACTTGCTGGACCTGAACCCAAGTCCCGGTTTCGACAGCATGTCGCTGGGTAGTTTTGGCTCCTCGGTTTTGGACAGGGATCTGGATTTTAACTTTGAGTCCGGGTCAGGGTCTCATTTTGAGTTCCCAGATTATTGTACACCCGAGGTGAGCGAAATGATTTCGGGGGACTGGCTGGAGTCGACTATTTCCAACTTGGTTTTCACGTATTGAgcgacaaaataaataattttttttttgctctgaataaaaataaataaataaagggattGTGAACCCTCTTCCCCCCCCACCAAAACCAAGGTGACTCCGAACCTTGCAGGGACGACCCAGCATTAAGAAAGAAAGCGATCTAAACTCGCTGCGAGTTTATTTCAAGAAATTGAGTACTGGAAGGGGTTCAGTTgcaaaatgctgaaaaaaacagccCTAAGCAGACTTTGGCAAGAGAAGAGAGGAAGATATGTGCGACCTGATTAGGAGAGACTGAGATCCTATTGAAATAAACACTCAGTCTGAACTGGAAAACTAATTGATTTGCACGTACAAGAAGGCGG
This window harbors:
- the LOC121314811 gene encoding transcription factor SOX-4-like; amino-acid sequence: MVQQTNNAENTEAVQAGESTDSGAVDLGMASSPTPGSAGDKLDPAWCKTPSGHIKRPMNAFMVWSQIERRKIMEQSPDMHNAEISKRLGKRWKLLKDNDKIPFIREAERLRLKHMADYPDYKYRPRKKVKSSNSKPVEKGEKIGSTNCNSANTKFSLKKSSGTKSSNKPHKILLGKSAFPEHVSHAVTTDHHSFYKSRSVSVAKQIPEKKTKRVYIFGGNNHGISPSSVSVPASPTLSSSTESSDPLSLYEDGAGANSQEGHSHNSPSDHHRYTNMRASSPTPSRSHSSASSHSSSSDEEFEDDLLDLNPSPGFDSMSLGSFGSSVLDRDLDFNFESGSGSHFEFPDYCTPEVSEMISGDWLESTISNLVFTY